The Apostichopus japonicus isolate 1M-3 chromosome 20, ASM3797524v1, whole genome shotgun sequence genome contains a region encoding:
- the LOC139960866 gene encoding uncharacterized protein isoform X11: MAALDENCNNDVAGKTRCQVLVRVHSTDDILLCTLVDGLIFQQNLNLTLMPGEKATFHAKGGKVHLTGYSKSHLEDNSQLFRDEEWEDKISQRDSENQNRIGVPEEDCIDEILEEVQTVTSQELVPKEDCIDEILEEVQTVTSRELEFSPVQVKQEILDNHSLDSLDFCAPSDKKTSLVSVKTEEPDEGSCSSQQEQPESSSADAHDESVPFTCDIQTTTDTSTQHPDVECIQEAIALSRSPSPVPEHHNIMKPLTTSMQTNRVGYKVPRPVVQVILLLHL, translated from the exons ATGTAGCAGGGAAGACTAGGTGTCAGGTCTTGGTGAGAGTCCATTCTACAGACGATATTTTGCTCTGCACCTTGGTGGATGGACTAATATTCCAGCAGAACCTAAACCTGACTCTGATGCCAGGAGAAAAGGCTACATTTCATGCTAAAGGAGGAA AAGTACATCTAACTGGCTACTCCAAGTCACATTTAGAGGATAATTCCCAGCTATTCAGAGATGAGGAATGGGAGGACAAGATAAGCCAGAGAGATAGTGAAAATCAGAATCGTATTGGTG TGCCTGAAGAAGATTGCATAGATGAAATTTTAGAGGAAGTGCAGACTGTAACATCTCAAGAATTAG TGCCTAAAGAAGATTGCATCGATGAAATTTTAGAGGAAGTGCAGACTGTTACATCTCGAGAATTGG AGTTCAGTCCCGTCCAAGTCAAGCAAGAGATTCTTGATAACCATAGTTTGGATTCACTTGATTTCTGTGCTCCTTCAGACAAGAAAACATCATTAG TTTCTGTCAAGACTGAGGAGCCAGATGAAGGGAGCTGTAGCAGCCAACAAGAACAACCAGAGAGTTCATCTGCAG ATGCACATGATGAATCGGTGCCATTTACCTGTGACATTCAGACCACAACGGACACCAGCACCCAACACCCTGATGTTGAATGTATCCAAGAAGCTATTGCACTCAGTCGAAGTCCATCGCCGGTACCCGAACATCACAACATAATGAAGCCTTTGACTACATCCATGCAGACAAACAGAGTAGGTTACAAAGTCCCACGGCCGGTTGTTCAAGTTATCCTTCTCCTCCACCTGTAA
- the LOC139960866 gene encoding uncharacterized protein isoform X10 has protein sequence MAALDENCNNGNELKIKDVAGKTRCQVLVRVHSTDDILLCTLVDGLIFQQNLNLTLMPGEKATFHAKGGKVHLTGYSKSHLEDNSQLFRDEEWEDKISQRDSENQNRIGVPEEDCIDEILEEVQTVTSQELVPKEDCIDEILEEVQTVTSRELEFSPVQVKQEILDNHSLDSLDFCAPSDKKTSLVSVKTEEPDEGSCSSQQEQPESSSADAHDESVPFTCDIQTTTDTSTQHPDVECIQEAIALSRSPSPVPEHHNIMKPLTTSMQTNRVGYKVPRPVVQVILLLHL, from the exons ATGTAGCAGGGAAGACTAGGTGTCAGGTCTTGGTGAGAGTCCATTCTACAGACGATATTTTGCTCTGCACCTTGGTGGATGGACTAATATTCCAGCAGAACCTAAACCTGACTCTGATGCCAGGAGAAAAGGCTACATTTCATGCTAAAGGAGGAA AAGTACATCTAACTGGCTACTCCAAGTCACATTTAGAGGATAATTCCCAGCTATTCAGAGATGAGGAATGGGAGGACAAGATAAGCCAGAGAGATAGTGAAAATCAGAATCGTATTGGTG TGCCTGAAGAAGATTGCATAGATGAAATTTTAGAGGAAGTGCAGACTGTAACATCTCAAGAATTAG TGCCTAAAGAAGATTGCATCGATGAAATTTTAGAGGAAGTGCAGACTGTTACATCTCGAGAATTGG AGTTCAGTCCCGTCCAAGTCAAGCAAGAGATTCTTGATAACCATAGTTTGGATTCACTTGATTTCTGTGCTCCTTCAGACAAGAAAACATCATTAG TTTCTGTCAAGACTGAGGAGCCAGATGAAGGGAGCTGTAGCAGCCAACAAGAACAACCAGAGAGTTCATCTGCAG ATGCACATGATGAATCGGTGCCATTTACCTGTGACATTCAGACCACAACGGACACCAGCACCCAACACCCTGATGTTGAATGTATCCAAGAAGCTATTGCACTCAGTCGAAGTCCATCGCCGGTACCCGAACATCACAACATAATGAAGCCTTTGACTACATCCATGCAGACAAACAGAGTAGGTTACAAAGTCCCACGGCCGGTTGTTCAAGTTATCCTTCTCCTCCACCTGTAA
- the LOC139960866 gene encoding uncharacterized protein isoform X9 has translation MHNQSVISKDFEVRFINDTIDVAGKTRCQVLVRVHSTDDILLCTLVDGLIFQQNLNLTLMPGEKATFHAKGGKVHLTGYSKSHLEDNSQLFRDEEWEDKISQRDSENQNRIGVPEEDCIDEILEEVQTVTSQELVPKEDCIDEILEEVQTVTSRELEFSPVQVKQEILDNHSLDSLDFCAPSDKKTSLVSVKTEEPDEGSCSSQQEQPESSSADAHDESVPFTCDIQTTTDTSTQHPDVECIQEAIALSRSPSPVPEHHNIMKPLTTSMQTNRVGYKVPRPVVQVILLLHL, from the exons ATGTAGCAGGGAAGACTAGGTGTCAGGTCTTGGTGAGAGTCCATTCTACAGACGATATTTTGCTCTGCACCTTGGTGGATGGACTAATATTCCAGCAGAACCTAAACCTGACTCTGATGCCAGGAGAAAAGGCTACATTTCATGCTAAAGGAGGAA AAGTACATCTAACTGGCTACTCCAAGTCACATTTAGAGGATAATTCCCAGCTATTCAGAGATGAGGAATGGGAGGACAAGATAAGCCAGAGAGATAGTGAAAATCAGAATCGTATTGGTG TGCCTGAAGAAGATTGCATAGATGAAATTTTAGAGGAAGTGCAGACTGTAACATCTCAAGAATTAG TGCCTAAAGAAGATTGCATCGATGAAATTTTAGAGGAAGTGCAGACTGTTACATCTCGAGAATTGG AGTTCAGTCCCGTCCAAGTCAAGCAAGAGATTCTTGATAACCATAGTTTGGATTCACTTGATTTCTGTGCTCCTTCAGACAAGAAAACATCATTAG TTTCTGTCAAGACTGAGGAGCCAGATGAAGGGAGCTGTAGCAGCCAACAAGAACAACCAGAGAGTTCATCTGCAG ATGCACATGATGAATCGGTGCCATTTACCTGTGACATTCAGACCACAACGGACACCAGCACCCAACACCCTGATGTTGAATGTATCCAAGAAGCTATTGCACTCAGTCGAAGTCCATCGCCGGTACCCGAACATCACAACATAATGAAGCCTTTGACTACATCCATGCAGACAAACAGAGTAGGTTACAAAGTCCCACGGCCGGTTGTTCAAGTTATCCTTCTCCTCCACCTGTAA